The following are encoded in a window of Sphaerisporangium siamense genomic DNA:
- the hisD gene encoding histidinol dehydrogenase, with protein MISRIDLRGPLPENLRDVLPRAELDVEAALAQVRPVCDDVRHRGLAAVRELTARFDGVELESTRVPAAALADAVAALTPDVRAALEESIRRARLVHRDQRRTDTTTQVVPGGTVTERWIPVERVGLYVPGGRAVYPSSVVMNVVPAQEAGVPSLAVTSPPQAEFGGLPHPTILAACALLGVEEVYAVGGAQAVAMFAYGTEECAPAVMVTGPGNIWVAAAKRLLKGRIGIDSEAGPTEIAILADDTADAAHVAADLISQAEHDVIAAAVLVTPSERLAEAVEKELPGQVAATRHSERIAEALAGRQSGIVLVSGLEDGLKVVDAYAAEHLEIQTAGAREVAARVRNAGAIFVGPYSPVSLGDYMAGSNHVLPTGGCACHSSGLSVQTFLRGVHVVDYTREALAEAAAHVYALSEAEDLPAHGAAVRARFGGGTR; from the coding sequence GTGATATCCCGTATCGACCTGCGCGGGCCCCTTCCGGAGAACCTGCGCGACGTGCTGCCCCGCGCCGAACTCGACGTCGAGGCCGCCCTGGCACAGGTGCGGCCCGTGTGCGACGACGTGCGCCATAGGGGTCTCGCGGCCGTGCGGGAGCTGACGGCCCGGTTCGACGGCGTCGAGCTGGAGAGCACGCGCGTGCCCGCGGCCGCCCTCGCCGACGCCGTGGCCGCGCTCACGCCCGATGTGCGCGCCGCCCTGGAGGAGTCGATCCGCCGCGCCAGGCTCGTCCACCGCGACCAGCGGCGTACGGACACGACCACGCAGGTGGTGCCGGGCGGCACGGTCACCGAGCGCTGGATCCCGGTCGAGCGGGTGGGCCTGTACGTGCCGGGCGGGCGCGCGGTGTACCCGTCCAGCGTGGTCATGAACGTCGTCCCCGCACAGGAGGCGGGGGTGCCGTCCCTGGCGGTGACCTCCCCGCCGCAGGCCGAGTTCGGCGGGCTGCCGCACCCGACCATCCTGGCGGCGTGCGCGCTGCTCGGCGTCGAGGAGGTCTACGCGGTGGGCGGCGCCCAGGCCGTGGCGATGTTCGCCTACGGCACCGAGGAGTGCGCGCCGGCGGTCATGGTCACCGGGCCGGGCAACATCTGGGTCGCCGCGGCCAAGCGCCTGCTGAAGGGCCGCATCGGCATCGACTCAGAGGCGGGCCCCACCGAGATCGCGATCCTGGCCGACGACACCGCCGACGCCGCGCACGTCGCCGCCGACCTGATCAGCCAGGCCGAGCACGACGTGATCGCCGCGGCCGTGCTGGTCACCCCCAGCGAGAGGCTGGCCGAGGCCGTCGAGAAGGAACTGCCCGGCCAGGTCGCCGCCACCCGGCACTCCGAGCGCATCGCCGAGGCCCTGGCGGGCCGCCAGTCGGGCATCGTGCTGGTCTCCGGCCTGGAGGACGGCCTGAAGGTCGTGGACGCCTACGCCGCCGAGCACCTGGAGATCCAGACCGCCGGCGCCCGCGAGGTCGCGGCGCGGGTGCGCAACGCGGGGGCGATCTTCGTCGGCCCGTACTCCCCGGTGTCCCTGGGCGACTACATGGCGGGCTCCAACCACGTGCTGCCGACCGGCGGGTGCGCCTGCCACTCCTCGGGGCTGTCGGTGCAGACCTTCCTGCGCGGCGTCCACGTCGTGGACTACACGCGCGAGGCGCTGGCCGAGGCCGCCGCCCACGTGTACGCGCTGTCGGAGGCCGAGGACCTCCCGGCCCACGGCGCGGCCGTGCGGGCGCGGTTCGGCGGTGGCACGCGATGA
- the ybaK gene encoding Cys-tRNA(Pro) deacylase: MSKTKSKGGQGTPATVALTRAGATFTLHPYDHDPNAQAYGEEAADALGLPYDRIFKTLVAEVETGLAVAVVPVSGRLDLKAFAAALGGKRAAMADAAKVERVTGYVVGGISPLGQRKALPTVVDASALDHETIYFSAGRRGLQIETAPAELVRLTRAVTAPIAKS; this comes from the coding sequence GTGAGCAAGACGAAGAGCAAGGGCGGCCAGGGCACTCCCGCGACCGTGGCCCTGACCCGCGCCGGAGCCACCTTCACCCTCCACCCCTACGACCACGACCCGAACGCCCAGGCGTACGGCGAGGAGGCCGCCGACGCGCTCGGCCTGCCCTACGACCGCATCTTCAAGACCCTGGTCGCCGAGGTCGAGACCGGCCTCGCCGTCGCGGTCGTGCCGGTCTCCGGCCGCCTGGACCTGAAGGCGTTCGCCGCCGCGCTCGGCGGCAAGCGCGCGGCGATGGCCGACGCCGCCAAGGTCGAGCGGGTCACCGGGTACGTCGTCGGCGGCATCAGCCCGCTCGGCCAGCGCAAGGCCCTGCCCACCGTGGTCGACGCCTCGGCGCTGGACCACGAGACGATCTACTTCTCCGCCGGCCGCCGCGGCCTGCAGATCGAGACCGCCCCGGCCGAGCTGGTGCGCCTCACCCGGGCCGTCACCGCCCCGATCGCCAAGTCCTGA
- a CDS encoding DUF2306 domain-containing protein, with protein MTQLHDLSTPQGRTGERENPGTELHRPRGRTRRRPGDFAPLPLAILTIVFLAFQIPKYSALDPARAQRPVESAAHYWLIAAHVATGTLALVTVVVQIWPWLRRRHPAVHRWAGRVYVFAGAIPSALLVLVMLPVSSPVGKVGSAMAAVLWASTALIGWVALRRRRYAEHRRWMIYSFAVVWGGPVWAFFVGMSWLWWSPWAEQVDFDHVLDTISWAGWIINLIIAQWWIEHTSGRRLTLPPREIPTSGARGH; from the coding sequence GTGACGCAGCTTCATGATCTCAGCACTCCGCAAGGCCGGACCGGCGAGCGGGAGAATCCCGGCACGGAACTCCATCGGCCGCGCGGCCGGACAAGACGGCGGCCCGGCGACTTCGCGCCCCTGCCCCTGGCGATCCTCACCATCGTGTTCCTCGCCTTCCAGATCCCGAAGTACTCCGCGCTCGACCCCGCCCGGGCGCAGCGGCCCGTGGAGTCCGCGGCGCACTATTGGCTGATCGCGGCGCACGTCGCGACCGGCACGCTGGCGCTCGTGACGGTCGTCGTGCAGATCTGGCCGTGGCTCCGGCGGCGCCACCCGGCCGTGCACCGGTGGGCCGGCCGGGTGTACGTGTTCGCGGGGGCGATCCCGTCCGCGCTGCTCGTCCTCGTCATGCTCCCGGTCTCCAGTCCGGTGGGCAAGGTGGGCAGCGCCATGGCCGCGGTCCTGTGGGCGAGCACGGCGCTGATCGGCTGGGTCGCGCTGCGACGCCGCCGGTACGCCGAGCACCGGCGCTGGATGATCTACAGCTTCGCGGTCGTGTGGGGCGGCCCCGTCTGGGCGTTCTTCGTGGGAATGTCGTGGCTCTGGTGGTCCCCGTGGGCCGAGCAGGTGGACTTCGACCACGTCCTGGACACGATCAGCTGGGCCGGCTGGATAATCAACCTCATCATCGCCCAATGGTGGATCGAGCACACCTCCGGCCGACGGCTCACCCTGCCGCCGCGAG
- the murA gene encoding UDP-N-acetylglucosamine 1-carboxyvinyltransferase produces the protein MSDEVWLIDPSGPLRGDVEVRGSKNAVSKHMVAAMLGIGPSTLHNAPEVGEVGITAAMLSALGIEVDITQREITLERGPEIRPRVPEAFTGLNRIPILMLGPLLHLAGEAYVPLVGGDPIGRRPVNFHVEALRALGAEIEVRDTGIFAKATRLRGARIELPYPSVGATETILLSAVLAEGKTVIKGAATEPEVVELALFLQRMGARIELSPDRRIVIEGVERLRGASTWLAGDRIEAFSYLVAGLITGGEVRVHGCPQDRLVTAITTLARMGARFDITDEWLTASAPHGLRAAAVQTDTHPGFMTDWQTPLMVLFTQAEGMSVLHETVFENRLVYVPALQKMGCEIETFDVCLGGPACRYHDTNAKHSAVVRGVSKLRGADVTLPDIRAGFSAVLAAAVAEGTSTLRGVNHIERGYHRVFDQFTSLGLKISRGA, from the coding sequence GTGAGCGATGAGGTATGGCTGATCGATCCGAGCGGCCCCCTGCGCGGGGACGTCGAGGTACGCGGCTCGAAGAACGCGGTGTCCAAGCACATGGTCGCGGCCATGCTGGGCATCGGCCCGAGCACGTTGCACAACGCCCCCGAGGTGGGCGAGGTCGGCATCACGGCCGCGATGCTCTCGGCCCTCGGCATCGAGGTCGACATCACCCAGCGTGAGATCACCCTGGAGCGCGGCCCCGAGATCCGTCCCCGCGTCCCCGAGGCCTTCACCGGCCTCAACCGCATCCCGATCCTGATGCTCGGCCCGCTGCTGCACCTGGCGGGCGAGGCGTACGTCCCGCTGGTCGGCGGCGACCCGATCGGGCGGCGGCCGGTGAACTTCCACGTCGAGGCGCTGCGCGCCCTCGGCGCGGAGATCGAGGTGCGCGACACCGGCATCTTCGCCAAGGCGACCCGGCTGCGCGGCGCCCGCATCGAGCTGCCCTACCCCAGCGTCGGCGCCACCGAGACGATCCTGCTGTCGGCGGTGCTCGCCGAGGGCAAGACGGTGATCAAGGGGGCGGCCACCGAGCCCGAGGTGGTCGAGCTGGCGCTGTTCCTGCAGCGCATGGGCGCGCGCATCGAGCTCAGCCCGGACCGCCGCATCGTCATCGAGGGCGTCGAGCGGCTGCGCGGCGCCTCGACGTGGCTCGCGGGCGACCGCATCGAGGCGTTCTCCTACCTGGTGGCGGGCCTGATCACCGGCGGCGAGGTGCGGGTGCACGGCTGCCCGCAGGACCGTCTGGTGACCGCGATCACCACCCTGGCCCGCATGGGGGCCCGGTTCGACATCACCGACGAGTGGCTGACCGCCTCCGCGCCGCACGGCCTGCGCGCCGCCGCCGTGCAGACCGACACCCACCCCGGCTTCATGACCGACTGGCAGACCCCGCTGATGGTGCTGTTCACCCAGGCCGAGGGCATGTCGGTGCTGCACGAGACCGTCTTCGAGAACCGCCTGGTGTACGTGCCGGCGCTGCAGAAGATGGGCTGCGAGATCGAGACGTTCGACGTGTGCCTCGGCGGGCCCGCGTGCCGCTACCACGACACCAACGCCAAGCACTCGGCGGTCGTGCGCGGGGTGTCCAAGCTGCGCGGCGCCGACGTCACGCTGCCCGACATCCGGGCCGGGTTCTCGGCCGTGCTCGCCGCGGCGGTGGCCGAGGGCACCTCCACGCTGCGCGGGGTGAATCACATCGAGCGCGGCTACCATCGCGTTTTCGACCAGTTCACCTCACTTGGGTTGAAGATCAGCCGGGGAGCGTAA
- a CDS encoding amidase — translation MGSELNYLPATETLALLRAREVSAVEVAEASLRRVEEVNGRVNAIVTVTADLALARARALDDALARGEEPGPLHGLPIAYKDLTDTAGVRTTYGSPLFADHVPGSDALVVRRAKAAGAVTIGKTNTPEFGTGSHTVNAVFGATRNPYDLTRSAGGSSGGSAAALAAGMVALADGSDMGGSLRNPASFCNVVGLRPTPGRVPDHSPTAAWFSLGVAGPMARTVADAALLMSVISGFAPTSPFAVREDGSLFAGPLECDLSGLRVAYSPDLGGLPVDPRTAAVTARAPEVLAGLGARVERADLDLSGAEDAFRVLRAWHYLNAFGGLPADQLGANVAWNVDQGRRVTAADLARAERLRSLLFHRAGAFFDAYDVLVAPVSQVPPFPVEEPYVTEVAGTPMPDYLAWMRSAYWISVLHAPAASVPCGFTPEGLPVGVQIIARPWADLTVLKVAHTFEQATRHSARRPPQNSAYA, via the coding sequence ATGGGGAGCGAGCTCAACTACCTGCCCGCCACCGAGACGCTCGCGCTGCTGCGCGCCCGCGAGGTGAGCGCGGTGGAGGTCGCCGAGGCGAGCCTGCGGCGCGTCGAGGAGGTCAACGGCCGGGTCAACGCGATCGTCACCGTGACCGCCGACCTGGCGCTCGCGCGGGCCAGGGCCCTGGACGACGCCCTCGCCCGCGGCGAGGAGCCCGGTCCGCTGCACGGCCTGCCGATCGCCTACAAGGACCTGACCGACACCGCGGGCGTCCGCACCACCTACGGCTCCCCCCTGTTCGCCGACCACGTGCCCGGCTCCGACGCCCTGGTCGTGCGGCGCGCCAAGGCCGCGGGCGCGGTGACGATCGGCAAGACCAACACGCCCGAGTTCGGCACCGGCTCCCACACCGTCAACGCCGTGTTCGGCGCCACCCGCAACCCCTACGACCTGACGCGCAGCGCGGGCGGCAGCAGCGGAGGCTCCGCCGCCGCCCTGGCCGCCGGCATGGTGGCGCTGGCCGACGGCTCCGACATGGGCGGCTCGCTGCGCAACCCCGCGTCCTTCTGCAACGTCGTCGGCCTGCGCCCCACCCCCGGCCGGGTGCCCGACCACTCCCCCACCGCGGCCTGGTTCAGCCTGGGGGTGGCCGGGCCCATGGCCCGCACGGTCGCCGACGCCGCGCTGCTCATGAGCGTGATCTCCGGGTTCGCGCCCACCTCGCCGTTCGCGGTCCGCGAGGACGGCTCCCTCTTCGCCGGGCCCCTCGAATGCGACCTGTCCGGCCTGCGCGTCGCCTACAGTCCCGACCTCGGCGGCCTCCCCGTCGACCCGCGCACCGCGGCCGTCACCGCGCGGGCCCCCGAGGTGCTCGCCGGGCTCGGCGCCCGCGTCGAGCGGGCCGACCTCGACCTGTCCGGCGCCGAGGACGCCTTCCGCGTGCTGCGCGCCTGGCACTACCTGAACGCCTTCGGCGGCCTGCCCGCCGACCAGCTCGGCGCCAACGTCGCCTGGAACGTCGACCAGGGGCGCCGGGTCACCGCCGCCGACCTCGCCCGCGCCGAGCGCCTGCGCAGCCTGCTGTTCCACCGGGCCGGCGCCTTCTTCGACGCCTACGACGTGCTCGTCGCCCCGGTCAGCCAGGTGCCGCCGTTCCCGGTCGAGGAGCCGTACGTCACCGAGGTCGCCGGCACTCCCATGCCGGACTACCTGGCCTGGATGCGCTCGGCCTACTGGATCAGCGTCCTGCACGCACCCGCGGCCTCGGTGCCGTGCGGCTTCACCCCGGAAGGGCTGCCCGTCGGCGTCCAGATCATCGCCAGGCCGTGGGCCGACCTCACCGTGCTGAAGGTCGCCCACACCTTCGAACAGGCCACCCGCCACAGCGCCCGCCGTCCCCCGCAGAACTCCGCCTACGCCTAG
- a CDS encoding amidase family protein yields the protein MFHRAGAFFDAYDVLVAPVSQVPPFPVEEPYVTEVAGTPMPDYLAWMRSAYWISVLHAPAASVPCGFTPEGLPVGVQIIPRPWPDRAAPAPRRGISRSGRSAPDQRI from the coding sequence CTGTTCCACCGCGCCGGCGCCTTCTTCGACGCCTACGACGTGCTCGTCGCCCCGGTCAGCCAGGTGCCGCCGTTCCCGGTCGAGGAGCCGTACGTCACCGAGGTCGCCGGCACTCCCATGCCGGACTACCTGGCCTGGATGCGCTCGGCCTACTGGATCAGCGTCCTGCACGCACCCGCGGCCTCGGTGCCGTGCGGCTTCACCCCGGAAGGGCTGCCCGTCGGCGTCCAGATCATCCCCAGGCCGTGGCCCGACCGCGCCGCTCCGGCCCCGCGTCGCGGAATTTCGCGGTCAGGACGGTCCGCCCCGGACCAGCGCATATAA
- a CDS encoding histidinol-phosphate transaminase, protein MTTPQRAITLADLPLRDDLRGRSPYGAPQIDVPVRLNTNENPYPPSPGLAAGLAEAVRRDAVSLNRYPDRDAVALREELAAYLGHGLGVERVWAANGSNEVLQQILQAFGGPGRSAMGFEPSYSMHPIIATGAATRWISGAREDDFGIDPDKAVAAVEEHRPDVVFLTSPNNPTGTALPLEVIARIAEAAPGMVVVDEAYFEFARTGTPSALSLLPDNPRLIVTRTMSKAFAMAGTRLGYLAADPAVIEALLLVRLPYHLSTLTQAAARVALAHRGELLGTVDRLRAERDACVEWLRARGLAVADSDANFVLFGRFPDRRAVWEALLGHGVLIREVGPPEWLRVSIGTEDEMAAFRAAMAAVPVPGARSTRDTPAAGTSGRGDLEAIL, encoded by the coding sequence ATGACCACCCCGCAGCGCGCGATCACGCTCGCCGACCTGCCGCTGCGCGACGACCTGCGCGGGCGCTCGCCGTACGGCGCGCCGCAGATCGACGTGCCGGTCCGGCTGAACACCAACGAGAACCCCTACCCGCCCTCGCCCGGCCTGGCCGCCGGCCTGGCCGAGGCCGTGCGGCGCGACGCCGTGTCGCTGAACCGCTACCCCGACAGGGACGCCGTCGCCCTGCGCGAGGAGCTGGCGGCCTACCTGGGGCACGGCCTCGGGGTGGAGCGGGTGTGGGCGGCCAACGGGTCCAACGAGGTCCTGCAGCAGATCCTGCAGGCGTTCGGCGGGCCGGGCCGGTCGGCCATGGGCTTCGAGCCGTCCTACTCCATGCACCCGATCATCGCGACCGGCGCCGCCACCCGGTGGATCTCCGGCGCCCGCGAGGACGACTTCGGCATCGACCCGGACAAGGCCGTGGCCGCCGTCGAGGAGCACCGGCCGGACGTCGTCTTCCTGACCAGCCCGAACAACCCCACGGGCACGGCGCTGCCGCTGGAGGTCATCGCGCGGATCGCCGAGGCCGCGCCGGGCATGGTCGTGGTGGACGAGGCGTACTTCGAGTTCGCCCGCACCGGCACGCCGAGCGCGCTGAGCCTGCTGCCGGACAATCCGCGGCTGATCGTCACCCGCACCATGTCCAAGGCGTTCGCCATGGCGGGCACCCGGCTCGGCTACCTCGCCGCCGATCCCGCGGTGATCGAGGCGCTGCTGCTGGTCCGCCTGCCGTACCATTTGTCGACGCTCACCCAGGCGGCGGCCCGGGTCGCGCTCGCCCACCGCGGCGAGCTGCTCGGCACGGTCGACCGTCTGCGCGCCGAGCGCGACGCCTGCGTGGAGTGGCTGCGCGCGCGGGGTCTGGCCGTGGCCGACTCCGACGCCAACTTCGTGCTGTTCGGCCGCTTCCCCGACCGCCGCGCGGTGTGGGAGGCCCTGCTGGGGCACGGGGTGCTGATCCGCGAGGTCGGGCCGCCCGAGTGGCTGCGCGTCTCGATCGGCACCGAGGACGAGATGGCGGCCTTCCGCGCGGCCATGGCGGCCGTGCCGGTCCCCGGCGCCCGCTCTACCCGAGACACCCCCGCGGCCGGAACGTCCGGGCGCGGCGACCTGGAGGCGATCCTGTGA
- a CDS encoding snapalysin family zinc-dependent metalloprotease — protein sequence MRRAVHFLAILAVTLTSFLISAPAGHAKSLVTVLRYDASRAQEFRPYIDQAAAIWNSSVRNVRLEPGTPAHFVVYADNGWPRAMPTSLGRGTVWIGRQATQQGHNPLRISTHEIGHILGLPDRRTGLCTDLMSGASAGTSCTNPNPNTAEKAEVDRNFAGRTPQITFNTLYVNR from the coding sequence ATGCGAAGAGCTGTGCATTTCCTCGCCATCCTGGCCGTCACCCTCACGTCTTTTCTAATCAGCGCCCCCGCCGGCCACGCGAAGTCCCTCGTCACGGTCCTGCGATATGACGCCAGCCGTGCCCAGGAGTTCCGCCCCTACATCGACCAGGCCGCCGCGATCTGGAATTCCAGCGTCCGCAACGTCCGGCTGGAACCGGGAACGCCCGCCCACTTCGTGGTGTACGCCGACAACGGATGGCCCCGTGCCATGCCCACCAGCCTCGGCCGCGGAACGGTCTGGATCGGCCGTCAGGCCACCCAGCAGGGCCACAACCCGCTGCGCATCTCCACCCACGAGATCGGCCACATTCTCGGTCTGCCCGACCGCCGCACCGGCCTGTGCACGGACCTGATGTCGGGCGCCAGCGCCGGCACGAGCTGCACCAACCCCAACCCGAACACGGCGGAGAAAGCCGAGGTCGACCGCAACTTCGCCGGCAGAACCCCGCAGATCACCTTCAACACGCTGTACGTCAACCGCTGA
- a CDS encoding transglycosylase domain-containing protein — protein MTSGSDRRTEAGGEPARLRWPGPSVPLAIATLGMAGVVGGLLVAAIALPAVGGAGVLTRDAAHDFFEVPTMLRELPLPERTRLLDKNGRQFAQFYVQNRQSVDLQAIAPMMRKAIVAIEDARFYEHAGLDVKGTLRALVTNARAGSIRQGGSSLTQQLVKNILLQNARSEGERDLARAPSIRRKIQELRYAMGLERKYTKDQILLRYLNIAYFGGGAFGVEAAARRFFGVPASALTLAQAATLAGAVRTPFVTDPTLGTEHQSELLTRRNLVLDRMSQLRMAPRAEAEAAKAGPLALNMRAEPGGCSESDSPYFCLYVQKEIVTNAAFGRTRAERERRLYRDGLVIKTTLDPVAQRAAERAIAAHVSPKDHQVAAEAMVEPGTGRIRALAASKKFGVNPGDDGPKTTYNLVADMAHGGGQGFQAGSTFKVFTLATALAKGWRFDQGFDTPGSFVPSSGYKDCSGRRVNAPGTVIHNAGGEGKGGPHSLATGTWQSVNIFYMMLEREVGLCDVVKTARALGVVRADGKPLKEVPTFTLGVNEMDPVTVAGAFAAFGARGRYCRPMAILEITERRGRRTTVAPSCSAALDEDVADAVNHILSGVFTRGTMKGQGIGRPAAGKTGTNNDYTSAWFAGYTPDLAAAVSLGDIRGAYKHPLTGVEIGGRSYGGVQGATLPGPIWVHSMDNALRDTPATSFHPPNTSRFGGGTTPSLKPEDMESADPRKRRDGEDPRTGPGAPDDHGDPGGYAEGPYTDEDRGHRPRPHWRRSSIDPYRYLWDLYHGRDHRHPWFLEEPPRSRW, from the coding sequence GTGACCTCGGGATCCGACCGCCGCACCGAAGCGGGTGGCGAGCCCGCACGGCTCCGGTGGCCGGGGCCGTCGGTGCCGCTCGCCATCGCCACGCTCGGCATGGCGGGCGTGGTCGGCGGCCTGCTGGTGGCGGCCATCGCGCTCCCGGCCGTGGGCGGCGCCGGCGTCCTGACCCGGGACGCCGCGCACGACTTCTTCGAGGTGCCCACCATGCTGCGCGAGCTGCCCCTGCCGGAGCGGACCCGCCTGCTGGACAAGAACGGCCGGCAGTTCGCGCAGTTCTACGTCCAGAACCGGCAGTCGGTCGACCTCCAGGCGATCGCCCCGATGATGCGCAAGGCGATCGTGGCCATCGAGGACGCGCGGTTCTACGAGCACGCGGGGCTGGACGTCAAGGGCACGCTGCGCGCGCTGGTGACCAACGCCAGGGCGGGCAGCATCCGGCAGGGCGGATCGTCGCTGACCCAGCAGCTCGTCAAGAACATCCTGCTGCAGAACGCCCGCTCGGAGGGCGAGCGCGACCTCGCCCGCGCGCCGAGCATCCGCAGGAAGATCCAGGAGCTGCGGTACGCCATGGGCCTGGAGCGCAAGTACACCAAGGACCAGATCCTGCTGCGCTACCTCAACATCGCCTACTTCGGCGGCGGCGCCTTCGGCGTGGAGGCCGCGGCGCGGCGGTTCTTCGGCGTGCCGGCCTCCGCGCTCACCCTCGCCCAGGCCGCCACCCTCGCCGGGGCCGTGCGCACGCCGTTCGTCACCGATCCCACGCTCGGCACCGAGCACCAGTCCGAGCTGCTGACGCGTCGCAACCTCGTCCTGGACCGCATGTCCCAGCTCCGCATGGCGCCGCGCGCCGAGGCCGAGGCCGCCAAGGCCGGGCCGCTCGCGCTGAACATGCGGGCCGAGCCGGGCGGGTGCTCCGAGAGCGACTCCCCGTACTTCTGCCTCTACGTGCAGAAGGAGATCGTGACCAACGCCGCGTTCGGGCGCACCCGGGCCGAGCGGGAGCGCCGCCTGTACCGCGACGGGCTGGTGATCAAGACGACGCTCGACCCCGTCGCGCAGCGGGCCGCCGAGCGGGCCATCGCCGCCCACGTGAGCCCCAAGGACCACCAGGTGGCCGCCGAGGCCATGGTGGAGCCCGGCACCGGCAGGATCCGGGCCCTCGCCGCGAGCAAGAAGTTCGGCGTCAACCCCGGCGACGACGGGCCGAAGACGACCTACAACCTCGTCGCGGACATGGCGCACGGCGGCGGGCAGGGCTTCCAGGCCGGGTCGACGTTCAAGGTGTTCACGCTGGCCACCGCCCTGGCCAAGGGCTGGAGGTTCGACCAGGGCTTCGACACGCCCGGCAGCTTCGTGCCGTCCTCGGGGTACAAGGACTGCTCGGGCCGGCGGGTGAACGCGCCGGGCACGGTGATCCACAACGCGGGCGGCGAGGGCAAGGGCGGCCCGCACAGCCTCGCCACCGGCACCTGGCAGTCGGTGAACATCTTCTACATGATGCTGGAGCGCGAGGTCGGCCTGTGCGACGTCGTGAAGACCGCCCGCGCGCTCGGCGTGGTCCGCGCCGACGGCAAACCGCTCAAAGAGGTGCCCACCTTCACGCTCGGCGTCAACGAGATGGACCCGGTGACGGTGGCGGGCGCGTTCGCGGCGTTCGGGGCGCGCGGCCGGTACTGCCGCCCCATGGCCATCCTGGAGATCACCGAGCGGCGCGGCCGGCGCACCACCGTCGCGCCGAGCTGCTCGGCCGCCCTGGACGAGGACGTCGCCGACGCCGTCAACCACATCCTGTCCGGGGTCTTCACCCGCGGCACGATGAAGGGCCAGGGCATCGGCCGCCCCGCCGCGGGCAAGACCGGCACCAACAACGACTACACCTCGGCCTGGTTCGCCGGCTACACCCCCGACCTGGCCGCCGCCGTCAGCCTGGGCGACATCCGCGGCGCCTACAAACACCCGCTGACCGGCGTGGAGATCGGCGGCCGCTCCTACGGCGGCGTCCAGGGCGCCACCCTCCCCGGCCCCATCTGGGTCCACTCCATGGACAACGCCCTCCGCGACACCCCCGCCACCTCCTTCCACCCCCCGAATACCTCCCGCTTCGGCGGCGGCACCACCCCCAGCCTCAAGCCCGAGGACATGGAATCCGCAGACCCCCGCAAACGCCGCGACGGCGAGGACCCCCGCACCGGCCCGGGAGCCCCTGACGACCACGGCGACCCCGGCGGCTACGCCGAGGGCCCCTACACCGACGAGGACCGCGGCCACCGGCCACGCCCCCACTGGAGACGATCCTCCATCGACCCCTACCGGTACCTCTGGGACCTCTACCACGGCCGCGACCACCGCCACCCGTGGTTCCTGGAGGAACCACCGCGAAGCCGCTGGTAG